In Nostoc sp. UHCC 0926, a single genomic region encodes these proteins:
- the argJ gene encoding bifunctional ornithine acetyltransferase/N-acetylglutamate synthase, whose product MADWQKITGGITAPRGYQAAGITAGLKPSGLPDLALIFSEVEAIAAGVFTTSQVKAACVEYCRQRLQAKHSARAILCNAGQANAATGTPGYLDTLESAMAVGQALNIPSESVLLASTGVIGQRIKMDALRSGIPKVIAALSETGSDAAAGAIITTDLVTKSIALETTIGDRPVRIGGIAKGSGMIHPNMATMLAFVTCDAAVSSVLWQQMLARAADRSFNSITVDGDTSTNDSLIALANGQSRTPAITELGAESEKLEAMLTAVCQHLAKAIARDGEGATCLIEVEVTGAHDELSARQIAKTIAGSSLVKSAIFGRDPNWGRIAAAAGRAGVPFEQENLQIKLGDFLMLENGQPLTFDRAAASAYLKQTAADSSLPKDFIATNNSNDLSFDRSTIKAQRVDNPVIIAVSVGNGHGAGKAWGCDLSYDYVKINAEYTT is encoded by the coding sequence ATGGCAGATTGGCAAAAAATAACAGGTGGCATCACAGCTCCAAGGGGGTATCAGGCGGCGGGAATTACCGCAGGGTTGAAACCTTCCGGGTTGCCAGATTTAGCTTTGATATTCTCAGAGGTGGAAGCGATCGCAGCGGGTGTATTCACCACCAGCCAGGTTAAAGCTGCCTGCGTAGAATATTGTCGCCAACGCTTGCAAGCCAAACATAGCGCTCGTGCCATCCTCTGCAACGCTGGACAAGCAAATGCTGCTACTGGTACTCCAGGCTACCTTGATACCCTAGAATCGGCTATGGCAGTAGGCCAAGCACTGAACATCCCATCTGAATCTGTGTTATTGGCTTCCACTGGCGTGATTGGTCAAAGAATTAAGATGGATGCTTTGCGAAGCGGGATTCCCAAGGTAATAGCAGCACTATCAGAAACAGGCTCAGATGCCGCCGCCGGGGCGATTATCACCACAGACTTGGTAACAAAATCCATTGCCCTAGAGACAACTATAGGCGATCGCCCGGTACGAATTGGCGGTATTGCCAAGGGTTCCGGCATGATTCACCCCAACATGGCAACCATGCTGGCATTTGTTACTTGTGATGCAGCGGTTTCATCAGTTCTTTGGCAGCAGATGTTAGCAAGAGCAGCTGATAGAAGCTTTAATTCGATTACCGTGGATGGTGATACCAGCACTAACGACAGCTTAATCGCCTTGGCAAATGGTCAATCTCGCACCCCAGCAATTACAGAATTGGGCGCAGAATCAGAGAAATTAGAAGCCATGTTAACAGCAGTTTGTCAGCATTTAGCCAAAGCGATCGCTCGTGATGGTGAAGGCGCAACCTGTCTAATTGAAGTGGAAGTAACAGGGGCCCATGATGAACTTTCAGCCCGGCAAATAGCCAAAACTATCGCTGGCTCATCCTTAGTTAAATCTGCAATCTTTGGACGTGACCCCAACTGGGGACGCATCGCCGCTGCTGCTGGACGTGCAGGTGTGCCCTTTGAGCAAGAAAACCTGCAAATTAAGCTAGGGGATTTTTTAATGTTAGAAAATGGGCAACCTTTAACCTTTGATCGTGCAGCAGCAAGCGCTTATTTGAAACAAACTGCTGCTGATTCTTCCCTGCCCAAAGACTTCATTGCCACCAATAATAGTAATGATTTATCCTTTGATAGAAGCACTATCAAGGCTCAACGAGTAGATAATCCGGTGATCATTGCAGTCAGCGTTGGCAACGGTCATGGTGCAGGTAAAGCTTGGGGTTGCGATTTGAGTTATGACTACGTGAAGATTAACGCCGAGTACACAACATGA
- a CDS encoding PepSY-associated TM helix domain-containing protein has protein sequence MNKFFEIAYLLHYTLLGGDIGYNFVGIIGLLMFFMSITGIILWPGWRRLISGFKIKWNAHPKRVNFDVHKVAGFVAAVFLIFAFFTGFCWSFSEFVNPMIYALTFRQLDLTSVIMSPEIQQIL, from the coding sequence GTGAATAAGTTTTTTGAAATCGCCTACTTGCTCCACTATACTCTTTTAGGCGGTGACATTGGCTATAATTTTGTGGGCATTATTGGTTTACTGATGTTCTTTATGAGCATTACAGGGATTATCCTGTGGCCCGGTTGGCGTCGGTTAATATCTGGTTTCAAAATTAAGTGGAATGCTCATCCCAAGCGGGTTAACTTTGATGTTCACAAAGTTGCTGGCTTTGTCGCGGCAGTATTTCTGATATTTGCATTTTTCACGGGATTTTGCTGGAGCTTCTCTGAGTTCGTCAACCCGATGATCTACGCACTCACCTTTAGACAGCTGGACCTTACATCCGTAATTATGTCGCCAGAAATTCAACAGATACTCTAG
- a CDS encoding DUF58 domain-containing protein → MVPSRRVYLLLVLGIVISTTGIAAAPILSLFVSIRATIAITLLFDAIILGLMVIDGLRVRRSRVQITRELPSRLSIGRDNPVILKVTSPNANALIEICDYYPTGFGVSAPALRAIVKSNSTQELTYTVNPTQRGEFPWGNIQVRQLGLWGLAWDDWQISQSLPVKVYPDLVGLRSLTIRLTLQSSGSMRQSRQTGIGTEFAELRNYRTGDDLRFIDWKATARRVGAYGNATPLVRVLEPEQEQTLLILLDRGRLMTAKVQNLQRFDWGLNATLSLALAGLHRGDRVGIGVFDRQIHTWIPPERGQHHLNQLIDRLTPIQPVLFESDYLGAVTNVVQRQTRRALVVVITDLVDVTASTELLAALSKLAPRYLPFCVTLRDPQVDRLAHTFTDDVTNAYARAVALDLLMQRQVAFAQLKQKGVLVLDAPANQIADQLVERYLQLKARNQL, encoded by the coding sequence ATGGTTCCTTCCAGACGAGTTTATTTATTGTTGGTTTTGGGTATAGTAATATCTACGACGGGCATAGCAGCAGCCCCGATCCTATCCCTTTTTGTCAGTATTAGAGCAACGATCGCCATCACTTTGTTATTTGATGCCATCATTCTAGGATTGATGGTTATAGATGGTTTACGGGTGCGGCGTTCTCGCGTGCAGATTACCCGCGAATTACCGTCACGATTATCGATTGGGCGGGATAATCCGGTGATCCTAAAAGTAACATCACCAAATGCCAACGCCTTAATTGAAATCTGCGATTACTACCCAACAGGGTTTGGCGTATCTGCACCCGCACTCCGGGCTATTGTTAAGAGTAACAGCACCCAAGAATTGACGTATACCGTCAACCCAACACAGCGCGGCGAGTTTCCTTGGGGAAATATTCAAGTCCGACAGTTGGGACTTTGGGGATTAGCTTGGGATGATTGGCAAATTTCCCAAAGTCTGCCAGTGAAAGTTTATCCTGATTTAGTGGGGTTGCGATCGCTCACAATTCGTCTGACACTGCAATCATCAGGATCAATGCGCCAATCTCGCCAAACTGGTATTGGTACAGAGTTTGCCGAACTGCGGAACTATCGCACTGGTGACGATTTACGGTTTATTGATTGGAAAGCTACCGCCCGTCGGGTTGGGGCCTATGGTAATGCAACGCCACTGGTGAGGGTTTTGGAACCAGAACAGGAGCAAACATTACTTATCTTGCTTGATCGCGGACGGTTAATGACAGCAAAAGTGCAGAATTTGCAGCGATTTGACTGGGGTTTGAATGCAACTTTGTCCTTAGCTTTGGCGGGGTTACATCGAGGCGATCGCGTGGGTATTGGTGTATTTGACCGCCAGATACATACGTGGATTCCCCCAGAACGTGGTCAACATCATTTGAATCAGCTAATTGATCGCCTGACTCCAATTCAACCAGTGTTATTTGAATCTGATTATTTGGGGGCGGTGACAAATGTTGTGCAACGTCAAACTCGCAGGGCGCTGGTAGTGGTGATTACCGACTTAGTTGATGTCACCGCTTCTACAGAACTCCTGGCCGCACTTTCCAAGCTAGCACCCCGCTATCTCCCATTTTGCGTTACTCTGCGAGATCCGCAAGTTGATCGTCTGGCACACACCTTCACAGATGATGTTACAAATGCTTATGCCCGTGCAGTAGCACTCGATTTATTAATGCAACGACAAGTAGCATTTGCTCAGTTGAAACAAAAAGGTGTATTGGTACTAGATGCACCAGCAAATCAAATTGCCGATCAGTTGGTTGAGCGATATCTGCAACTCAAAGCGCGAAATCAACTTTAG
- a CDS encoding beta strand repeat-containing protein → MANIIGTNGNDILLGGNSADTIKGLAGNDTITANKDNDTLIGGGGKDKFVYNLGDGSDTITDFAGIGKGVNPTAAVIAEVDTIKFLGAGLTARNLLLAQNGSNLEITFEGVPDAIVILKNFKLENLENLKASGARAAIGNILFDGQTSITDSFDVLDANSTDPSIGIKNTVTFLNDLSNNITGLDNSDDVINGQGGNDKIDGLSGNDLLRGGTGNDTLIGGAGNNTLNGGVGNDDLNANSSTGNNLLSGGDGNDSLSVSGYQYTNYPDGGDLRSSGKNTLNGGAGNDTLSASGSSGNNLLSGGDGNDSLSVSGYYQGNPYFNNDSRSSGNNTLNGGAGNDTLSASGSSGNNLLDGGDGDDSLSISGYYSYTPYEDPYEPRNLSTTYDSRSSGNNTLNGGAGNDNLNASGSTGDNLLSGGDGNDTLFASNASGNNTLYGGYGNDILTGGRGKDKFVYNLGDGTDTITNFSGVGKRTNPTAEVIAEVDTIKFLGAGLTARNLLLTQNGNNLEITYEHEADAKVILQNFKLENLENLKASGARPAIGNILFDGETSIIDSFNVLDANSTDTSIGIKNTVTFLNDLSNNITGLDNSNDVVNGQGGNDKINGLSGNDLLRGGAGNDTLIGGAGNDTLIGGAGNDTLIGGAGNDTLIGGAGNDTLIGGTGNDTLIGDNLLSGDDGNDFLSVSGYYSFVYVNDYYDSRSSGKNTLNGGAGDDNLSASGSTGNNLLFGGDGNDSLSIAGSYGGDPYAFTDSRSSGNNTLNGGAGNDTLSASGSTGNNLLFGGDGNDSLSIAGYIESFPSEDPYSQRNSGSTSDSHSSGNNTLDGGAGNDTLSASGSTGKNLLSGGDGNDILTGGFGNDTLYGNNGTDTFAFNSYNEGVDRLYDFNATNEIIRVSAAGFGGGLSIGSLKISQFTLGASATTIAQRFIYDNSTGGLYFDQDGSASGFTQVKFAQLSAGLSLTKNNFVVV, encoded by the coding sequence ATGGCAAATATCATTGGAACTAACGGTAATGATATCTTACTGGGCGGTAACAGCGCGGATACGATTAAGGGTCTTGCCGGGAATGATACCATCACAGCTAACAAGGATAACGACACTTTGATTGGTGGCGGTGGTAAGGATAAATTTGTTTACAACTTGGGTGACGGTAGTGATACAATCACCGATTTCGCTGGCATTGGTAAAGGTGTAAATCCCACAGCAGCAGTGATTGCCGAAGTGGATACCATCAAATTCCTTGGTGCTGGCTTAACTGCCCGAAATTTGCTGCTTGCCCAGAATGGCAGCAATCTGGAAATCACCTTTGAAGGGGTGCCTGATGCCATAGTTATTCTAAAAAACTTCAAATTAGAAAACTTGGAGAATCTGAAAGCTTCTGGAGCCAGAGCAGCTATCGGTAATATCCTGTTTGATGGGCAAACTAGCATCACCGATAGTTTTGATGTCCTAGATGCCAACTCTACTGATCCGAGCATCGGCATCAAGAACACGGTGACTTTCCTCAATGACCTTTCTAACAATATTACGGGTTTAGATAACTCAGATGATGTCATCAATGGTCAGGGGGGTAATGACAAAATCGACGGCTTGAGTGGCAACGATTTGCTGCGGGGTGGTACGGGGAATGATACTCTCATTGGTGGTGCGGGCAATAATACCCTCAACGGTGGTGTAGGTAACGATGACTTGAACGCTAACAGTTCAACAGGCAATAATCTGCTCTCTGGGGGCGATGGCAATGATTCTCTCTCCGTCTCTGGCTACCAGTACACCAACTATCCAGATGGCGGCGACCTTCGCTCGTCTGGCAAGAACACCCTCAATGGTGGGGCTGGTAACGATACCTTAAGTGCTAGCGGTTCATCAGGCAATAATCTGCTCTCTGGGGGCGATGGCAATGATTCTCTCTCCGTTTCTGGCTACTACCAAGGAAATCCTTACTTCAATAATGACTCTCGCTCGTCTGGCAATAACACCCTCAACGGTGGTGCTGGTAACGATACCTTAAGTGCTAGCGGTTCATCAGGCAATAATCTACTAGATGGTGGCGATGGCGATGATTCTCTCTCCATCTCTGGCTACTACAGCTACACCCCCTACGAAGATCCGTACGAACCCCGCAACCTCTCCACCACATACGACTCTCGCTCGTCTGGCAATAACACTCTCAACGGTGGTGCAGGTAACGATAACTTGAATGCTAGCGGTTCAACAGGCGATAACCTACTCTCTGGGGGCGATGGCAATGATACTCTCTTTGCCTCTAATGCCTCTGGTAATAACACCCTTTATGGTGGTTATGGCAATGATATCCTCACTGGTGGCCGTGGCAAGGATAAATTTGTTTACAATTTGGGCGACGGCACTGATACTATCACTAATTTCAGTGGCGTGGGTAAAAGAACTAACCCGACAGCAGAAGTCATTGCCGAAGTGGATACCATAAAATTCCTTGGTGCAGGCTTAACTGCCCGAAATTTACTGCTCACCCAGAATGGCAACAATCTGGAAATCACCTATGAACATGAGGCTGATGCCAAAGTCATCCTGCAAAACTTCAAACTAGAAAACTTGGAGAATTTGAAAGCTTCTGGAGCCAGACCAGCTATCGGTAATATCCTATTTGATGGGGAAACTAGCATTATCGACAGCTTTAATGTCCTGGATGCCAACTCTACTGATACGAGCATCGGCATCAAGAACACAGTGACCTTCCTCAATGACCTCTCTAACAATATTACGGGTTTAGATAACTCAAATGATGTCGTTAATGGTCAGGGCGGTAATGACAAAATCAATGGCTTGAGTGGCAACGACTTGCTGCGCGGTGGTGCGGGGAATGATACCCTGATTGGTGGTGCGGGGAATGATACCCTGATTGGTGGTGCGGGGAATGATACCCTGATTGGTGGTGCGGGGAATGATACCCTGATTGGTGGTGCGGGAAATGATACCCTGATTGGTGGTACGGGTAATGATACCCTGATTGGCGATAACCTCCTTTCTGGGGACGATGGCAATGATTTTCTTTCCGTCTCTGGCTACTACAGCTTCGTGTACGTAAACGACTACTACGACTCTCGCTCGTCTGGCAAGAACACCCTCAACGGTGGCGCTGGGGACGATAACTTGAGTGCTAGCGGTTCAACAGGCAATAATTTGCTCTTTGGGGGCGATGGCAATGATTCTCTCTCCATTGCTGGCTCCTACGGAGGAGATCCCTACGCCTTTACGGACTCTCGTTCGTCTGGCAATAATACCCTCAACGGTGGTGCTGGTAACGATACCTTGAGTGCTAGTGGTTCAACAGGCAATAATTTGCTCTTTGGGGGCGATGGCAATGATTCTCTCTCCATTGCTGGCTACATCGAATCCTTTCCCAGCGAAGATCCATACTCACAACGCAACTCAGGCAGCACAAGTGACTCTCACTCGTCTGGCAATAACACTCTCGACGGTGGTGCTGGTAACGATACCTTGAGTGCTAGCGGTTCAACAGGCAAGAACCTGCTGTCTGGGGGCGATGGCAATGATATCCTGACAGGTGGTTTTGGTAATGACACCCTCTATGGAAATAATGGTACTGATACCTTTGCTTTCAATAGTTACAACGAAGGTGTTGATCGTCTTTATGACTTCAATGCCACTAATGAAATCATTCGGGTATCGGCTGCTGGTTTTGGTGGCGGGTTATCAATCGGTTCACTTAAGATAAGTCAGTTTACCCTTGGAGCATCTGCAACGACGATCGCTCAACGATTTATCTATGATAATTCTACAGGTGGACTGTACTTTGACCAAGATGGCAGTGCGTCTGGATTTACTCAGGTAAAATTCGCACAACTATCTGCTGGATTGTCACTAACCAAAAACAATTTTGTGGTTGTCTAA